One segment of Thermococcus sp. AM4 DNA contains the following:
- a CDS encoding saccharopine dehydrogenase family protein, translated as MKILILGAGNVGRAIAWDLRDEFDVHVADLSEERLKAVSGFATPLKLDASRFDRLVEAMKGFELVIGALPGRFGYSSIKAAIKAGVDMVDVSFMRENPLELREEAENAQVTVIFDAGFAPGLSHILMGRIWNELDDMSEGYIYVGGLPKEPKPPLYYRITWSPKDLIEEYTRPARVIWDGEVKGIDPLSEVKTVEIEGFTFEAFPSDGLRSLLESVRVERLEEWTLRWPGHLEKMKVLRELGFFKEEHVDKTLEVITPLMTYESPDFSIMEVIGSEPGRTISYTLYDEEREFTSMARVTGYTASAIARLVAEGSCIFGVIPPEILGMRIDTFERIITDLEERGIRPRREENAPPGDS; from the coding sequence GTGAAGATCCTCATTCTCGGTGCCGGAAACGTTGGAAGGGCCATAGCGTGGGACTTGAGGGACGAGTTCGACGTCCACGTCGCCGACCTCAGCGAGGAGAGGCTGAAGGCCGTCTCCGGGTTCGCCACACCGCTCAAGCTCGATGCCTCCCGCTTCGACAGGCTCGTCGAGGCAATGAAAGGGTTCGAGCTCGTTATCGGCGCACTGCCCGGTCGCTTCGGCTATTCATCAATCAAGGCCGCGATAAAGGCCGGCGTTGACATGGTGGACGTATCATTCATGAGAGAGAACCCTCTTGAACTCCGCGAAGAAGCTGAAAACGCACAGGTTACGGTGATATTCGATGCGGGCTTCGCCCCCGGACTGAGCCACATTCTGATGGGTAGAATCTGGAACGAGCTCGACGACATGAGCGAGGGCTACATCTACGTTGGAGGCCTTCCGAAGGAGCCGAAACCGCCGCTCTATTACAGAATTACATGGTCACCTAAGGATTTAATTGAAGAGTACACCCGGCCGGCGCGGGTTATATGGGACGGCGAGGTTAAGGGGATAGACCCGCTCTCAGAGGTTAAGACCGTTGAAATAGAGGGCTTCACCTTCGAGGCCTTCCCGAGCGACGGCCTGAGGAGCCTGCTTGAGAGCGTGAGGGTCGAGAGACTTGAGGAGTGGACGCTCCGCTGGCCGGGACACCTTGAGAAGATGAAAGTTTTAAGGGAGCTTGGGTTCTTCAAGGAGGAACACGTTGACAAGACGCTCGAGGTCATAACCCCACTGATGACCTATGAGAGTCCCGATTTCTCGATTATGGAAGTTATCGGAAGCGAGCCCGGAAGGACGATAAGCTACACCCTCTACGATGAGGAGAGGGAATTCACCTCGATGGCACGCGTAACGGGTTACACCGCCTCCGCCATAGCGAGGCTCGTAGCAGAAGGTAGTTGCATCTTCGGCGTCATTCCGCCCGAGATTCTCGGCATGCGCATAGACACCTTCGAGAGAATCATTACCGACCTTGAGGAGAGAGGAATAAGGCCGAGGAGGGAGGAGAATGCTCCACCTGGTGATAGCTGA
- a CDS encoding HAD family hydrolase produces the protein MVVYLFDFDGTLVDSHQAVEKALRLAIERTMPAVIESDLYDEYYTALFLFIKGKLTYRHLGVIHELVAQGTIHEYYRLMPRFIQDLPHARRVVRTLRKAGRTVISFSGEHTYPGGKVIFLKKTNWYDEFDSVITFKSTRDMLQKFQAIRELYPEEPIVWVDDSPGRFTYITDENTLLVQKASPYKHDVALLFERENFLKIKSLREILDIDERLSEFVEEGD, from the coding sequence ATGGTGGTGTACCTGTTTGACTTCGATGGGACGCTCGTGGACAGTCATCAGGCCGTTGAAAAGGCCCTGAGACTTGCGATAGAGAGGACGATGCCCGCGGTTATCGAGAGCGATCTCTACGACGAGTACTACACCGCGCTCTTCCTCTTCATCAAGGGGAAGCTCACCTACCGCCACCTCGGCGTCATTCACGAACTGGTTGCGCAGGGCACGATACACGAGTACTACCGCCTGATGCCGCGCTTCATCCAGGATCTGCCCCACGCGAGACGGGTTGTAAGAACCCTTCGAAAGGCCGGAAGGACTGTTATAAGCTTCTCCGGTGAGCACACCTATCCCGGTGGAAAGGTGATCTTCCTCAAAAAGACGAACTGGTACGATGAGTTCGACTCGGTTATAACCTTCAAGAGCACGAGGGACATGCTTCAGAAATTCCAGGCGATCAGGGAGCTCTATCCTGAGGAACCGATAGTGTGGGTCGATGACAGCCCTGGAAGGTTCACGTACATAACGGACGAGAACACGCTCCTCGTCCAGAAGGCGTCCCCCTACAAGCACGACGTCGCGCTTCTCTTTGAGAGGGAGAACTTCCTCAAGATAAAGAGCCTCAGGGAGATCCTCGATATAGATGAAAGGCTCTCCGAGTTCGTTGAGGAGGGAGATTGA
- the eif1A gene encoding translation initiation factor eIF-1A has product MAYHRGNRGKGKRNNQEGEEIIRVPLPDRSKGQLFGVIEQALGAGWMDVRCEDGKVRRCRIPGKLKRRMWMRVGDVVIVQPWPVQTDKRGNIVYRYTRTQVDWLLRKGKISQDFLTGGEVLF; this is encoded by the coding sequence ATGGCTTACCACAGGGGAAACAGAGGTAAGGGTAAGAGGAACAATCAGGAAGGGGAGGAGATAATTCGCGTTCCCCTCCCGGACAGGAGCAAGGGACAGCTCTTCGGGGTTATAGAGCAGGCCCTCGGAGCGGGCTGGATGGACGTCCGCTGCGAGGACGGAAAGGTCAGGAGATGCAGGATTCCGGGCAAGCTCAAGAGGAGGATGTGGATGCGCGTTGGCGACGTGGTCATCGTTCAGCCCTGGCCGGTCCAGACCGACAAGAGGGGCAACATAGTCTACCGCTACACCAGAACCCAGGTTGACTGGCTCCTCAGGAAGGGCAAGATAAGCCAGGACTTCCTCACGGGCGGCGAAGTGCTGTTCTGA
- a CDS encoding serine protein kinase RIO, which yields MREEALEREIEEILGLRERREKDSELYKIANEVFDRTTKETLAYLHRRGKIEELYGVISTGKEANVFAGVDAEGNRVAVKVYRTYTTEFRRIWEYLAADPRIGYLPKDMRKLVFVWTRREFKNLQRAIKYAVRVPEPIIFRNNVLVMEFIGDEMPAPRLKDVERELEKKDFEELYDYLIGVIERLWKRGDMVHGDLSEYNVLLWDGPVVIDWSQATVRRNRMSVELLKRDLRNVTNYFARKGVEVEDYEVKLRELIER from the coding sequence ATGCGCGAAGAAGCCCTGGAACGAGAGATCGAGGAGATACTGGGTCTCCGGGAGAGAAGGGAGAAGGACAGCGAGCTCTACAAGATAGCCAACGAGGTCTTCGACAGGACGACCAAGGAGACTTTAGCTTACCTCCACCGTCGCGGTAAAATCGAGGAGCTCTACGGGGTAATAAGCACCGGCAAAGAGGCCAACGTCTTCGCGGGAGTTGACGCAGAGGGCAACAGGGTAGCGGTGAAGGTTTACAGAACTTACACCACCGAGTTCCGGAGGATATGGGAGTACCTCGCGGCGGACCCGCGCATCGGCTACCTGCCGAAGGACATGAGGAAGCTCGTCTTCGTCTGGACACGGAGGGAGTTCAAGAACCTCCAGAGGGCGATAAAGTACGCCGTTAGAGTTCCTGAGCCGATAATCTTCCGCAACAACGTCCTGGTAATGGAGTTCATTGGCGATGAGATGCCCGCTCCAAGGCTGAAGGACGTTGAGAGGGAACTTGAGAAGAAGGACTTCGAGGAACTCTACGATTACCTCATCGGCGTCATCGAGAGGCTCTGGAAGCGCGGTGACATGGTTCACGGCGATTTGAGCGAGTACAACGTCCTGCTCTGGGACGGGCCCGTTGTAATAGACTGGTCGCAGGCCACCGTTAGGAGAAACCGCATGAGCGTTGAACTGTTAAAGCGCGACCTGAGGAACGTTACCAACTACTTCGCGAGGAAGGGGGTTGAGGTTGAGGATTACGAGGTTAAGCTCCGCGAGCTGATTGAGAGGTGA
- a CDS encoding KH domain-containing protein: MDEFERLLKKYERVDKDGKPIEEPEEVEIDYLAEGEQEEFVRIPKERIAVLIGRKGKTKREIEERTGTKIEVDSETGEVFITSTKETKDPLAVWKARDVVLAIGRGFSPERAFRLFNEGETLEIVNLTDIVVGNEKNALPRVRGRIIGRRGRTREIIEEMSGADVSVYGKTVAIIGNPIQVEVARTAIEKLAKGSPHGVVYRYLERRKKDLELESSAYYEALEGEPESLEEE; this comes from the coding sequence ATGGACGAATTTGAGAGACTCCTGAAGAAGTACGAGCGCGTTGATAAGGACGGAAAACCGATTGAAGAGCCCGAAGAGGTTGAAATCGATTACCTCGCCGAGGGTGAGCAGGAGGAGTTCGTCAGGATCCCCAAGGAGAGGATAGCCGTCCTCATAGGCAGGAAGGGCAAGACCAAGAGGGAAATCGAGGAGCGCACCGGGACCAAGATAGAGGTCGACAGCGAGACCGGAGAGGTCTTTATAACATCCACGAAGGAAACCAAGGACCCGCTCGCGGTCTGGAAGGCGAGGGACGTCGTGTTAGCCATTGGAAGGGGTTTCTCGCCGGAGAGGGCCTTCCGCCTGTTTAACGAGGGTGAGACGCTCGAAATCGTGAACCTTACGGATATCGTCGTCGGGAACGAGAAGAACGCCCTGCCAAGGGTGAGGGGTAGAATCATCGGAAGGAGAGGTAGGACGAGGGAGATCATCGAGGAGATGAGCGGTGCCGACGTTAGCGTTTACGGGAAGACCGTCGCGATCATCGGCAACCCGATTCAGGTCGAGGTTGCCAGAACGGCTATAGAGAAGCTCGCCAAGGGCTCGCCCCACGGAGTCGTTTACCGCTACCTCGAGAGGAGAAAGAAGGATCTGGAGCTCGAAAGCTCCGCCTACTATGAGGCCCTTGAGGGCGAGCCCGAAAGTCTGGAGGAGGAATGA
- the top6B gene encoding DNA topoisomerase VI subunit B: protein MAEASQLFKEFKIQSVSEFFRRNAAMLGYTGKVRSLTTLVHEAVTNSLDACEEAGIPPYIRVEIEELGREHYKVVVEDNGPGIPEKYITHVFGKMLAGTKAHRNIQSRGQQGIGISGAVMFAQITSGKATRVITSTGDDIIEAWVKIDVDKNEGKIVRKEKHPNPDGWHGTRIELEVKNVKYMRSKQGVYWYLKLTAIANPHAHIELIEPDGKLIVFPRSSDEIPEPPVEMKPHPKGVLTDDVYRMAKKTKRQSVRRFLIGEFSRISDKKVDELVEYIAALRLIKKVEDKKIQEQLYERLMKGEVKAVLRSFRGYTKVVKQVAKMMEKPPEKLTWHEAEEIVEAFKYMKFLAPPTHGLRPIGEENIEKGLKGILKPEFVTAVTRPPKVYSGGIPFQVEVGLAYGGEIPSGFELLRYANRVPLLFDAGSCVTTQAARSIDWKRYRVDDLDRTPLVLMINVVSVHVPYTGTGKQSIASVDEIYNEIRLAIMDAARRLQTYLSGKHRRLYQVKRKKTFEKYVPEIARALSVLTGEPEEKIREYFIRFIESHFASKGQEVSENA, encoded by the coding sequence ATGGCCGAGGCAAGTCAGCTCTTTAAGGAGTTCAAAATCCAGAGCGTCAGCGAGTTCTTCAGGCGAAACGCGGCAATGCTCGGCTACACTGGCAAGGTCCGCTCGCTTACGACGCTCGTCCACGAGGCCGTTACGAACTCGCTGGATGCCTGCGAAGAGGCCGGAATTCCACCCTACATAAGGGTCGAGATTGAGGAACTCGGAAGGGAGCATTACAAGGTTGTTGTTGAGGACAACGGCCCGGGAATCCCGGAGAAGTACATAACCCACGTCTTCGGAAAGATGTTAGCTGGAACGAAGGCCCACAGGAACATACAGAGCAGGGGCCAGCAGGGTATCGGTATAAGCGGTGCGGTGATGTTCGCCCAGATAACGAGCGGAAAGGCAACGCGCGTGATCACTTCAACGGGCGACGATATAATCGAGGCCTGGGTAAAGATCGACGTCGATAAGAACGAGGGTAAAATCGTCAGGAAGGAGAAACACCCCAACCCGGACGGCTGGCACGGGACGAGGATAGAGCTCGAGGTCAAGAACGTCAAGTACATGCGCTCGAAGCAGGGTGTCTACTGGTACCTCAAGCTCACCGCGATAGCGAATCCACACGCACACATTGAGCTCATCGAACCGGATGGAAAGCTCATAGTCTTTCCTCGTTCGAGCGACGAGATTCCTGAACCGCCTGTTGAGATGAAGCCCCACCCGAAGGGTGTCCTGACGGACGACGTCTACAGGATGGCCAAGAAGACGAAGAGGCAGAGCGTAAGACGCTTCCTGATCGGCGAGTTCTCGAGGATAAGCGACAAGAAGGTTGACGAGCTCGTCGAGTACATAGCGGCATTAAGGCTCATCAAGAAGGTCGAGGACAAGAAAATCCAGGAGCAGCTCTACGAGAGGCTCATGAAGGGAGAGGTCAAAGCCGTTCTCCGCTCCTTCAGGGGCTACACCAAGGTCGTCAAGCAGGTCGCTAAGATGATGGAGAAGCCGCCCGAAAAGTTAACGTGGCACGAGGCCGAGGAAATAGTCGAGGCCTTCAAGTACATGAAGTTCCTCGCCCCGCCGACGCACGGCCTCAGGCCCATAGGCGAGGAGAACATTGAGAAAGGTTTGAAGGGAATCCTCAAGCCGGAGTTCGTGACAGCCGTAACGAGACCGCCGAAGGTTTACTCCGGTGGAATCCCCTTCCAGGTCGAGGTCGGTCTCGCCTACGGCGGTGAGATACCGAGCGGTTTCGAGCTCCTCCGCTACGCGAACCGCGTTCCGCTCCTCTTCGATGCAGGCTCGTGTGTGACCACCCAGGCGGCCCGTTCGATAGACTGGAAGCGCTACCGCGTTGACGACCTCGACAGAACCCCGCTCGTGCTCATGATTAACGTCGTTTCAGTCCACGTCCCCTACACCGGAACCGGAAAGCAGAGCATAGCGAGCGTCGATGAGATTTACAACGAGATTCGTCTGGCCATAATGGACGCGGCGAGAAGGCTGCAGACTTACCTCAGCGGAAAGCACAGGCGCCTTTACCAGGTCAAGCGGAAGAAGACCTTCGAAAAGTACGTGCCCGAGATAGCGAGGGCTCTGAGCGTTCTCACGGGTGAGCCGGAGGAGAAGATTAGGGAGTACTTCATCAGGTTTATAGAGAGTCACTTTGCCTCCAAGGGGCAGGAGGTGAGCGAGAATGCCTAA